The Kribbella jejuensis region TCAGCGCCCGGTTCTCGGCGTTGACCTCGGCCAGGGCCTGCTCCGCCTGGGCGGCCCGGCGGTACGACGCCCACGCGAACCACGCGGTTCCGATCAGGATCAGCAGCGGAATCAGGCCCAACTCGATCATGTCCTGATTCTCGTTCATCCCTGGGCGAAAACTGGTTGAACGGCGGTGCGCCCGGCAGTAGGTTCGCAGTACACGCGAAGGGAGGTGGTCCAACGCATGAATTGCTATCGGACTCGTGAGGTGGCGGCGGGCTAACCGCCAACCACAAGTTAGTGGGCAAGTGGTCGGCCAATACAACGCCAGCCACCGGGCCCGCGGGCAGTCAGGACAGTCCGCCTGACCCTGAGCACGGCCACCCGGTCGCGTCTCCGGAAGCGCCCGCGGGCTTCTCTCTATTCTGGTTCAGGACAGTCGAGTCCCAGGGCCTGGCCGATCTCGAAGAGCTGCGCCTCGAAGAACGCGGCCGCGTCCGGCAGCACCCAGTGCAGCTGGCCGAAGACCTCCATGCAGATCAGGCCGTACAACCTGGTCCAGTAGTTCAGCGACAGGTAGATGGCGCCGGCCGGCATCCCGTGGAAGTGCTCGGACTCGGCAGTCAACTGCTCGACCAGCACCGATCCGAGGTCGGCGTCGGGCGGATGCGGGAACGGCTTCTGGTGCCAGATCTGCGCCACCAACTCCTTGAACAGCCCGCCGAACCGCATTGCCGCCTGGTGCCCGGGTGTCGCGTCGTGGTCGTCGTCGTCCGGGTTCGGTACGGCGGTACCGAACACCAGCCCGAACTCCGCCGGATGCGCGAGTGCCCAGTCCCGCAGCCCGTTCGCGATCAGGTACAGCTTGGCGCCGAGATCGCCCTCGTCCGCGCTCGCCCGATCCATCAGCGCCGCGGTCAGCTCGTCGTACAGGTCGGTGACGAGGGCACCGACCAGCGCCTCGTGACTCGGGAAGTACCGGTACAGCGCGGGCGGGGTGAGGCCGAGTTCGCGGGCGACCGCGCGCAGGCCGACCGCCGACGGACCACC contains the following coding sequences:
- a CDS encoding TetR/AcrR family transcriptional regulator, translating into MDSRDRRRAATLAEIKAAARRLLVSGGPSAVGLRAVARELGLTPPALYRYFPSHEALVGALVTDLYDELTAALMDRASADEGDLGAKLYLIANGLRDWALAHPAEFGLVFGTAVPNPDDDDHDATPGHQAAMRFGGLFKELVAQIWHQKPFPHPPDADLGSVLVEQLTAESEHFHGMPAGAIYLSLNYWTRLYGLICMEVFGQLHWVLPDAAAFFEAQLFEIGQALGLDCPEPE